Genomic window (Oncorhynchus mykiss isolate Arlee chromosome 21, USDA_OmykA_1.1, whole genome shotgun sequence):
gtacaaattcaacatattttatacgcTGAAAATAAATTACAAtcatgacataatcctgtggttgaaaatCCACCATCAAAACAATAGTTTGCGTTGATTACTTTTTtccaatccaatgtattttccacgtcACAATAAATTGACAAATTAAGTTGAAATGTTGACtaaaccagtttgtgcccagtgggatattaCGGGATGTAATCGTAATTTACAGTTTACCTCAGACTATGATTGCTGCCATTTTCAAAGAAACAGTTATTAAACAAAGCTTAGTCTGGGGACAACTATACAGTAAGCACTTAGCACTGGACTTTTGTGTAATGAACATACAGCATTATGAAGAATTTCAACTCAGTTTGACTTCACAAACTATCTTGAAAACTATATAGCACTATTATTGTGGAGTGTGAAACATCCTCTCATATTAGTTTGCTGGTGGTGTGACTCCTGTCataaaaaacaaattaaaatcCCCACAGACACCGCCACCATGTCAAAGAAGATGGTCATTCAGCAGCCCAATCACTTTGTTCAGGCCGTCACATCAAACCAATGGAGCTCCGAAATCTGTGACTGCACCCAGGATATGTCTtcgtgtaagtgtgtgtgtgtgtgtgtgtgtgtgtgtgtgtatgtgtgtgtgtgtgtgtgtgtgtgcgtgcgtgcgtgcttgcatgTGTTCGTGTGCGTCTGTTACCACTCGATTCCATTCAATCGATAAACTATGCTTGTATCAATCAACAAAGAGAACATCCTGTTCACTGTGATTTCTTGTCCTCTATATCCTTCTATAGGTTGCTTTGCGTTCTGGTGCTTCCCCTGTTTTACCTGTATAACAGCGAGAGAGGCTGGGGAGTGTCTGTGTCTGCCTCTGCTAGACGGTTTCGGCTACATCCCCCCAGCCACCATGTCCATGAGGGTGGGCATGCGCCAGCGCTACGGCATCGAGGTA
Coding sequences:
- the LOC110500535 gene encoding cornifelin homolog B, which encodes MSKKMVIQQPNHFVQAVTSNQWSSEICDCTQDMSSCCFAFWCFPCFTCITAREAGECLCLPLLDGFGYIPPATMSMRVGMRQRYGIEGTMCNDCVYSFFCLPCTWCQMSREMKTRLQPITLINAHTR